In Synechocystis sp. PCC 6714, the following are encoded in one genomic region:
- a CDS encoding HAD family hydrolase, which produces MNYSSKYILLISVHGLIRGENLELGRDADTGGQTKYVLELARALVKNPQVARVDLMTRLVKDPRVDADYGQPREIIGDRAQIIRIECGPEEYIAKEMLWDYLDNFADHALDYLKTQPQLPDVIHSHYADAGYVGTRLSHQLGIPLVHTGHSLGRSKRTRLLLSGIKADEIETRYNMARRINAEEETLGSAVRVITSTHQEIAEQYAQYDYYQPDQMLVIPPGTDLEKFYPPNGNEWETPIVRELKRFLRKPRKPIILALSRPDPRKNIHTLIEAYGQSPELQARANLVIVAGNRDDITDLDQGPREVLTDLLLTIDRYDLYGKVAYPKQNQAEDVYALFRLTALSQGVFINPALTEPFGLTLIEAAASGVPIVATEDGGPVDIIKNCQNGYLINPLDVRDIADKLLTVLNHGEQWQILSNNGLAGVKRHYSWHSHVESYLAALNALAQQSSVLKRSDLKRRRTLYYNGALVTSLDQNLLGALQGGLPGDRQTLDELLGVLYQHRKNVGFCIATGRRLDSVLKILREYRIPQPDMLITSMGTEIYSSPDLILDQSWRNHIDYLWNRNAIMRLLAELPGLTLQAKEELSAYKISYFYDAAIAPSLEEIRQILHKGEQTVNTIISFGQFLDILPIRASKGYAVRWLSQQWNIPLEHVFTAGGSGADEDMMRGNTLSVVVANRHHEELSNLAEIEPIYFSEKRYAAGILDGLAHYRFFELLERS; this is translated from the coding sequence ATGAACTATTCATCCAAATACATTTTACTAATTAGTGTCCACGGTTTAATTCGGGGAGAAAACCTTGAACTAGGTAGAGATGCGGATACCGGCGGGCAAACTAAGTATGTGCTGGAACTGGCTCGAGCGCTGGTAAAAAATCCCCAGGTGGCTAGGGTGGATTTAATGACCCGTTTAGTTAAAGATCCCAGAGTAGATGCAGATTATGGCCAACCCAGGGAAATAATCGGCGATCGGGCCCAGATTATCCGCATTGAGTGTGGCCCAGAGGAATATATTGCCAAGGAAATGCTCTGGGATTATTTGGACAATTTCGCTGACCATGCCCTGGATTACCTAAAAACACAACCCCAATTGCCCGATGTAATCCATAGCCATTATGCCGATGCGGGTTATGTGGGCACCCGACTTTCCCACCAGCTAGGTATTCCTTTGGTACACACAGGACATTCCCTGGGACGCAGTAAACGCACCCGACTCCTGCTAAGTGGCATCAAAGCCGATGAAATTGAAACCCGCTATAACATGGCCCGCCGGATTAACGCGGAGGAAGAAACCCTGGGGTCAGCGGTAAGGGTAATCACCAGTACCCATCAAGAAATTGCGGAACAGTACGCCCAATACGATTATTACCAGCCAGATCAGATGTTGGTGATTCCCCCGGGCACTGATTTAGAAAAGTTTTATCCCCCCAATGGGAATGAGTGGGAAACGCCCATTGTTCGAGAGTTGAAACGATTTCTCCGGAAGCCCCGTAAGCCTATCATTCTCGCTTTGTCCCGACCGGATCCCCGCAAAAATATCCACACTTTAATTGAAGCCTATGGTCAGTCCCCGGAGTTACAGGCCCGGGCTAACTTGGTTATTGTGGCGGGCAATCGGGACGATATCACAGATTTAGACCAGGGGCCGAGGGAAGTACTGACGGATTTATTGTTGACCATTGATCGTTACGATCTTTACGGCAAAGTAGCTTACCCCAAACAAAATCAGGCGGAAGATGTGTATGCCCTGTTTCGTCTCACTGCTTTGTCCCAGGGGGTGTTTATCAATCCTGCTTTAACGGAACCCTTTGGCTTGACTTTGATTGAGGCGGCGGCCAGTGGGGTGCCCATTGTGGCTACGGAGGATGGGGGCCCAGTGGACATTATTAAAAATTGTCAGAATGGTTATCTGATTAATCCTTTGGATGTAAGGGATATTGCCGATAAGTTATTAACGGTGTTGAACCATGGTGAACAATGGCAAATACTCTCTAACAATGGTTTGGCAGGGGTTAAGCGCCATTATTCTTGGCATTCCCACGTTGAAAGTTACCTAGCGGCCCTCAATGCCCTGGCGCAACAGTCTTCGGTGCTGAAACGCAGTGATTTAAAGCGGCGGCGGACTTTGTACTATAACGGTGCGTTGGTTACCAGTTTGGATCAAAATTTGCTGGGGGCATTACAAGGAGGATTACCTGGCGATCGCCAAACGTTGGATGAGTTGCTGGGGGTGCTGTATCAACACCGTAAAAATGTGGGCTTTTGCATTGCCACTGGGAGAAGATTGGATTCGGTGCTGAAAATTTTGCGGGAGTATCGCATTCCCCAACCAGATATGTTGATCACCAGCATGGGAACCGAGATTTATTCTTCTCCGGATTTGATCCTCGATCAGAGTTGGCGCAATCACATTGATTATTTATGGAATCGCAACGCCATTATGCGTCTTCTGGCCGAATTGCCCGGTTTAACCCTCCAAGCGAAGGAAGAACTCAGCGCCTACAAAATTAGCTATTTCTACGACGCGGCGATCGCCCCTAGCCTAGAAGAGATCCGGCAAATATTACACAAGGGGGAACAGACGGTCAACACAATTATTTCCTTTGGCCAATTTCTGGATATTTTACCCATCCGAGCTTCCAAGGGCTATGCGGTGCGATGGCTGAGTCAGCAATGGAACATTCCCCTAGAGCACGTCTTCACCGCTGGGGGATCGGGAGCTGATGAAGATATGATGCGAGGCAATACCCTTTCTGTTGTCGTAGCCAACCGCCACCACGAAGAGTTGTCAAACCTAGCGGAGATTGAGCCAATTTATTTTTCGGAAAAACGTTATGCTGCCGGTATTTTGGACGGACTGGCCCATTATCGTTTTTTTGAGCTACTGGAGCGGAGCTAG
- the carB gene encoding carbamoyl-phosphate synthase large subunit, whose amino-acid sequence MPRRNDLNKIMILGAGPIVIGQACEFDYSGTQACKALKEEGYEVVLVNSNPASIMTDPELADRTYIEPLIPEIVEKIIEKERPDAILPTMGGQTALNLAVSLSKSGVLEKYGVELIGAKLPAIEMGEDRELFKQAMARIGVPVCPSGIASSIEEARQVAHEIGSYPLIIRPAFTLAGTGGGIAYNQEEYEEMVQYGLDQSPMSQILVEKSLLGWKEYELEVMRDLADNVVIICSIENFDPMGVHTGDSITVAPAQTLTDKEYQRLRDYSIAIIREIGVETGGSNIQFSVNPANGDVIVIEMNPRVSRSSALASKATGFPIAKFAAKLAVGYTLNEISNDITKKTPASFEPTIDYVVTKIPRFAFEKFPGAEPILNTQMKSVGEAMAIGRTFQESFQKALRSLETGRFGFGCDRHETLPTLSHLRSQLRTPNPERVFSLHHAFNLGMTVEEIHELTAIDPWFLDKLEDLVKTEKYMKQRHLNDLTAEDLRYIKQQGFGDRQIAFATKTTEDEVRAYRKSLGIIPVYKVVDTCAAEFEAFTPYYYSTYEPEECEVLPSDKPKVMILGGGPNRIGQGIEFDYCCCHAAFSLSDAGYETIMVNSNPETVSTDYDTSDRLYFEPLTKEDVLNIIEAENPVGIIIQFGGQTPLKLAVPLQEYLNSANCPVQTKIWGTSPDSIDTAEDRERFEKILHELEINQPPNGIARDYEESRVVANRITYPVVVRPSYVLGGRAMEIVYSDEELERYMTYAVQIEPDHPILIDKFLENAIEVDVDSLTDKTGKVVIGSIMEHIEEAGIHSGDSACSIPYTSLSDDVLTTIRQWTEQLARALNVVGLMNIQYAVQGDQVYILEANPRASRTVPYVSKATGRPLAKIASLVMSGKTLEELGVTEEFIPQHVAVKEAVLPFSKFPGADTLLGPEMRSTGEVMGIDSDFGKAFAKAELGAGVILATSGTVFVSMSDRTKETAVPVVKDLIDLGFKVVATSGTQKVLEDHGIEGVEVILKLHEGRPHIIDWIKNGWIQFIINTPSGEESQLDGRTIRRAALDYKLPIITTIAGGKATVAAIRSLQEHPLDVKALQDYLG is encoded by the coding sequence ATGCCACGCCGCAACGACTTAAACAAAATTATGATTTTGGGGGCTGGCCCCATTGTTATTGGTCAAGCTTGCGAATTTGACTATTCTGGAACCCAAGCGTGCAAGGCATTGAAAGAAGAAGGTTACGAAGTGGTGTTGGTAAACTCAAATCCCGCTTCGATTATGACCGACCCGGAGTTGGCGGATCGTACCTACATTGAGCCGCTGATTCCAGAAATTGTCGAAAAGATTATCGAAAAAGAACGGCCGGACGCAATTTTACCCACCATGGGTGGACAAACGGCCTTAAACCTGGCGGTATCTTTATCCAAATCCGGGGTACTAGAAAAGTATGGGGTGGAATTAATTGGGGCCAAACTGCCGGCGATCGAAATGGGGGAAGACCGGGAATTATTTAAACAAGCCATGGCCCGCATTGGGGTTCCCGTTTGTCCTTCTGGCATCGCCAGTAGCATCGAAGAAGCTCGGCAGGTGGCCCATGAAATTGGTTCCTATCCGTTAATTATTCGGCCCGCTTTTACCTTGGCGGGTACGGGGGGCGGCATTGCCTACAACCAGGAAGAGTACGAGGAAATGGTGCAATACGGCTTAGATCAGTCCCCCATGTCCCAAATTTTGGTGGAAAAATCTTTGCTGGGCTGGAAGGAATACGAGCTGGAGGTGATGCGGGATTTGGCCGATAACGTGGTCATTATCTGCTCCATTGAAAACTTTGATCCCATGGGGGTACATACGGGGGATTCCATTACCGTCGCTCCCGCCCAAACTTTAACTGACAAGGAGTATCAACGGCTGCGGGACTATTCCATTGCCATTATTCGAGAAATTGGCGTGGAAACAGGGGGATCAAATATTCAGTTTTCGGTCAATCCTGCCAATGGCGATGTGATTGTTATTGAAATGAATCCTCGGGTTTCCCGTTCTTCGGCTCTGGCTTCTAAGGCCACAGGTTTTCCCATTGCCAAATTTGCGGCCAAGTTAGCAGTGGGCTACACCCTCAACGAAATTTCCAACGACATCACTAAGAAAACCCCGGCTTCCTTTGAACCCACCATTGACTATGTGGTAACCAAAATTCCCCGCTTTGCCTTTGAAAAATTCCCCGGAGCAGAGCCGATTTTAAATACCCAAATGAAATCCGTTGGGGAAGCCATGGCCATTGGTCGTACTTTCCAAGAATCTTTTCAAAAAGCCCTACGTTCTTTGGAAACAGGACGGTTCGGCTTCGGTTGCGATCGCCATGAAACCTTGCCCACCCTTTCCCACCTACGCTCCCAGTTGCGGACCCCCAATCCAGAGCGGGTTTTTTCCTTGCACCATGCATTTAATTTGGGTATGACGGTGGAGGAAATCCATGAGCTAACGGCCATCGATCCTTGGTTTTTAGACAAACTAGAAGACTTGGTCAAAACCGAAAAATATATGAAACAGCGGCACCTCAATGATCTAACCGCTGAAGATCTGCGCTACATCAAACAACAGGGTTTTGGCGATCGCCAGATAGCCTTTGCCACCAAAACCACCGAAGACGAGGTGCGGGCCTACCGTAAATCCCTGGGCATTATTCCCGTGTATAAAGTGGTGGACACCTGTGCGGCGGAATTTGAAGCTTTTACCCCCTACTACTACTCCACCTACGAACCAGAGGAGTGCGAAGTATTGCCGTCGGACAAACCTAAAGTAATGATCCTCGGTGGTGGCCCCAACCGCATTGGCCAAGGCATTGAGTTTGATTACTGCTGTTGCCATGCCGCCTTTTCCCTCAGTGACGCAGGCTATGAAACGATCATGGTCAACTCCAATCCAGAAACTGTTTCCACCGACTACGACACCAGCGATCGCCTTTATTTTGAGCCGTTAACTAAAGAAGACGTTTTAAATATCATCGAAGCGGAAAATCCGGTGGGCATCATCATCCAATTCGGCGGTCAAACCCCTCTGAAACTGGCAGTTCCCCTACAGGAATATTTAAATAGTGCTAACTGTCCAGTGCAAACCAAAATCTGGGGCACTTCCCCCGACTCCATCGACACCGCCGAAGACCGGGAGCGGTTTGAAAAAATTCTCCACGAATTGGAAATCAATCAACCCCCCAATGGCATTGCCCGGGATTATGAAGAATCCAGGGTTGTCGCCAACCGTATTACCTATCCCGTGGTGGTGCGGCCCTCCTATGTGCTGGGAGGAAGAGCCATGGAAATTGTCTATTCCGATGAAGAATTGGAACGGTACATGACCTATGCAGTGCAAATCGAGCCGGATCATCCCATTCTGATCGACAAATTTTTGGAAAATGCCATCGAAGTGGATGTGGATTCCCTCACCGATAAAACGGGCAAAGTGGTCATCGGCAGTATTATGGAGCACATCGAAGAAGCGGGCATTCATTCTGGGGATTCCGCCTGTTCCATTCCCTACACCAGCCTTTCCGATGACGTACTAACCACCATCCGCCAATGGACCGAACAATTGGCCAGGGCTTTAAACGTGGTGGGTTTGATGAATATTCAATATGCTGTCCAAGGGGATCAGGTTTATATCCTCGAAGCTAACCCCCGGGCTTCCCGTACAGTTCCCTATGTGAGCAAGGCCACCGGCCGTCCTTTGGCAAAAATTGCTTCCCTAGTCATGTCCGGCAAAACCCTAGAAGAACTGGGGGTAACGGAGGAATTTATTCCCCAACACGTAGCAGTTAAGGAAGCAGTGCTCCCCTTCAGTAAGTTCCCTGGGGCAGATACCCTACTCGGCCCAGAAATGCGTTCCACCGGAGAAGTGATGGGCATTGACAGTGACTTTGGTAAGGCCTTTGCCAAAGCAGAATTAGGGGCAGGGGTAATTTTGGCCACCAGTGGCACGGTGTTTGTTTCCATGAGCGATCGCACCAAAGAGACCGCCGTACCTGTGGTTAAAGATTTGATCGATCTCGGTTTTAAAGTGGTGGCTACCTCCGGTACCCAAAAAGTGTTGGAAGACCATGGCATCGAAGGGGTAGAAGTAATCCTCAAGCTCCACGAAGGCCGCCCTCACATCATCGACTGGATTAAAAACGGCTGGATTCAATTTATTATCAATACTCCCAGTGGGGAGGAGTCCCAGTTAGATGGCCGCACCATCCGCCGGGCCGCCTTGGATTATAAGTTACCAATTATCACCACGATCGCCGGAGGAAAAGCCACTGTGGCCGCTATCCGTAGTTTGCAGGAGCATCCTTTGGACGTGAAAGCATTGCAGGACTATCTTGGCTAA
- a CDS encoding CheW domain-containing protein produces MAISPPVAYSAANPGQPFAPSARPEKFLLFAIGKLNLALPIALVVKILPHSPTHGTRLSATGLVNLENRSVTMVDLHRRFFGVPQPPTDKAKQYFILTKNRSGEEFCLLVNNAPTLMDVLPQQIRQLPASYRQNDTLKSASHVMLVEQKPEKFTVFLLDPDLLL; encoded by the coding sequence ATGGCCATCTCACCCCCCGTTGCCTATTCTGCGGCTAACCCTGGTCAACCTTTTGCTCCCTCGGCTCGACCGGAAAAATTTCTCCTTTTTGCCATTGGGAAACTTAATCTAGCTTTGCCCATTGCCCTAGTGGTGAAAATTTTGCCCCATAGCCCCACCCATGGCACTCGCTTATCCGCCACTGGCTTAGTTAATCTGGAAAATCGCTCCGTCACGATGGTGGATCTCCATCGTCGCTTTTTCGGAGTGCCCCAACCGCCTACAGATAAGGCAAAACAGTATTTTATTCTGACTAAAAACCGTAGTGGGGAGGAATTTTGTCTTTTAGTTAATAATGCTCCCACTCTAATGGACGTGTTACCCCAACAAATTCGACAGTTGCCCGCTTCCTATCGCCAAAATGACACCCTAAAATCTGCTAGCCATGTGATGTTAGTGGAACAAAAACCGGAGAAGTTCACTGTTTTTCTCCTTGATCCCGATCTATTACTTTGA
- the psbP gene encoding photosystem II reaction center PsbP — translation MLKKSLSTTVVLLVLLLSFTLTACGGVGIASLQRYSDTKDGYEFLYPNGWIGVDVKGASPGVDVVFRDLIERDENLSVIISEIPSSKSLADLGSATDVGYRFMKTVNEASQGDRQAELISAEERNEEGQVYYNLEYKVLVGDSVERHDLASVTTNRGKLITFDLSTAEDRWETVKGLFETVASSFHVY, via the coding sequence ATGCTGAAAAAATCCCTATCCACCACCGTCGTTCTGTTGGTTTTATTGCTCAGTTTTACCCTCACCGCCTGTGGAGGGGTAGGCATTGCTAGTCTACAACGCTACAGCGACACCAAAGACGGCTATGAGTTTCTTTACCCCAACGGTTGGATCGGTGTGGATGTCAAAGGGGCTTCCCCGGGGGTGGATGTGGTATTTCGGGATTTAATTGAGCGGGACGAAAATTTAAGTGTCATTATCAGTGAAATCCCCAGCAGTAAGTCTTTAGCCGATTTAGGGTCCGCCACCGACGTGGGTTACCGTTTTATGAAAACCGTCAATGAAGCCTCCCAAGGCGATCGCCAGGCGGAACTAATCAGTGCCGAGGAAAGGAATGAAGAAGGGCAGGTTTACTACAACTTAGAGTACAAGGTTTTGGTGGGGGATAGTGTGGAACGCCACGACCTGGCCAGTGTGACTACCAACCGGGGCAAGCTAATTACATTTGACTTATCTACGGCGGAAGACCGCTGGGAAACCGTTAAGGGTTTATTCGAGACTGTGGCCAGTTCTTTCCATGTTTATTAA
- a CDS encoding type II toxin-antitoxin system HicA family toxin, translating into MKRKELEKKLRQAGCYLKREGSSHSLWINPQTGIIEAVPRHTEIKEFLAQKILKNLNAE; encoded by the coding sequence ATGAAACGTAAAGAATTAGAGAAAAAATTACGACAAGCAGGTTGTTATCTTAAGCGAGAAGGTTCTTCCCACTCTCTTTGGATTAATCCTCAAACTGGAATTATTGAAGCTGTCCCTAGGCATACAGAAATTAAAGAATTTTTAGCTCAGAAAATACTCAAAAATTTGAATGCGGAATAG
- a CDS encoding RNA-directed DNA polymerase translates to MTLTSDSIHWAINFLYRHSDGDLFPKILEMDAVYNMADEFVKYVENQNLDLDHFKPGSCRRFIVPKDELAYRQATQLDPQDSIILSALIYQYGQGIEDRRLTKEKVFSYRFKPDSQSGFYDSQTSWNQFWTSAHELSNDFDTVLYCDIADFYNQIYHHTVENQLIASGFSDQEKKWIINLIGSTTAKVSRGIPIGPHALHLIAESTMIPIDNCLVSKGINFIRFADDIIVFCQSRNSAKQLAYSIASTLDKQQRLTLQKHKTRIYNSEEFEKLCLSMIEDRPISSDEDRILKVIRKYSDGNPYLAISFNQINDEDWLSISDEIITKIIKEYLDKDQVDYIRLRWFYRRLTQIGHPGAVDISLQEIENLSPCLANICVYFTSVQSIEQDKWIQIGERLLSLLNSDEIKENEYLKLSLLSLFTKNEYINHFSKLTEQYASSDPFVRREILLAAKQNYAFDWLRDYKENYQSMDPWQKNAYLYAISGFPQDEKEYFIKNVCTLIRPFEKVLAKWAKKKNNSC, encoded by the coding sequence ATGACTTTAACAAGTGATTCAATTCATTGGGCAATTAACTTTTTATATCGTCATTCCGATGGTGATCTTTTTCCGAAAATTTTGGAAATGGATGCCGTTTATAATATGGCGGATGAATTTGTAAAATATGTTGAGAATCAAAATTTAGATTTAGATCATTTTAAACCTGGTTCTTGTCGTAGATTTATTGTTCCTAAAGATGAATTGGCATACCGCCAAGCTACACAATTAGATCCACAAGATTCAATTATTCTTTCTGCGTTAATCTATCAATATGGTCAAGGAATTGAAGATCGTAGATTAACAAAAGAAAAGGTATTTAGCTATAGATTTAAACCAGATTCTCAATCAGGCTTTTATGATAGTCAAACCTCCTGGAACCAATTCTGGACAAGCGCACACGAGCTAAGTAATGATTTTGATACAGTTTTATATTGTGATATTGCTGATTTTTATAATCAAATTTATCATCATACTGTAGAAAATCAATTAATTGCGTCAGGTTTTTCAGATCAAGAAAAAAAATGGATAATTAATTTAATAGGATCAACAACAGCAAAAGTATCTCGTGGAATACCTATTGGCCCTCACGCTTTACATTTAATTGCAGAAAGTACCATGATTCCTATTGATAACTGTTTGGTTTCTAAAGGAATTAACTTCATTCGTTTTGCCGATGATATCATTGTTTTTTGTCAATCCAGAAATTCTGCTAAACAATTAGCCTATTCCATTGCATCAACACTAGACAAACAACAAAGATTAACACTTCAAAAGCATAAAACCAGAATATATAATTCTGAAGAATTTGAAAAGCTCTGTTTATCTATGATTGAAGACAGACCAATTTCCTCGGATGAAGATAGGATATTAAAAGTTATAAGGAAATATTCTGATGGTAATCCTTATCTTGCAATTTCTTTCAATCAAATTAATGACGAGGATTGGCTATCCATTTCTGATGAAATAATTACAAAGATCATTAAAGAGTATCTTGATAAAGACCAAGTGGATTATATTCGTCTTCGATGGTTTTATCGGAGATTAACACAAATAGGTCATCCTGGTGCCGTAGATATTTCACTACAAGAAATTGAGAACTTAAGTCCTTGCCTTGCCAATATATGTGTGTACTTTACTTCTGTGCAATCTATTGAACAGGATAAATGGATTCAAATTGGAGAAAGATTATTATCTCTCTTAAATTCTGATGAAATTAAGGAAAATGAATATCTAAAACTTTCTCTTTTAAGTCTTTTTACTAAAAACGAATATATTAATCACTTCTCAAAATTAACTGAACAATACGCATCGAGTGACCCATTTGTGAGAAGAGAAATTCTACTGGCTGCGAAACAAAATTATGCTTTTGATTGGCTTCGAGATTACAAAGAAAATTATCAATCTATGGACCCTTGGCAAAAAAATGCTTACTTGTATGCCATTTCTGGTTTCCCACAAGATGAAAAAGAGTATTTTATAAAAAATGTATGTACCTTGATCAGACCTTTTGAAAAAGTTTTAGCTAAATGGGCAAAGAAAAAGAATAATTCTTGTTAA
- a CDS encoding type II toxin-antitoxin system HicB family antitoxin has product MKAELTAIIEAAEEGGYWAICPEIPGANGQGDTIAEAKASLKSAIQLIVEDRLEDIRRGLTKEAIEETILIP; this is encoded by the coding sequence GTGAAAGCCGAACTAACCGCAATCATTGAAGCCGCTGAAGAAGGGGGATATTGGGCAATTTGTCCGGAAATTCCTGGAGCCAACGGCCAAGGTGACACCATAGCAGAGGCAAAAGCCAGCTTAAAAAGTGCTATTCAACTGATTGTCGAAGACCGCCTGGAGGATATTCGTCGAGGGTTAACCAAAGAGGCTATTGAAGAAACGATTCTAATTCCATGA